The following proteins come from a genomic window of Pirellulales bacterium:
- a CDS encoding amino acid ABC transporter ATP-binding protein: MIETIDLHKRHGKLEVLRGISLAVAEGEVAVIVGPSGGGKSTFLRCLNGLEKFEAGEVRVGEHRLAPGEQDRQTLARLQLVRREVGMVFQQFNLFPHLTVLQNVTEAPQRVLKLSRDEAISRAKAILDRVGLADKLNERPERLSGGQQQRVAIARALAMQPRAILFDEPTSALDPRMTAEVLAVLADLASSGQTMVVVTHAMNFARRAAHRVHVFQDGQVLESGPPQQIFENPREKATAEFVREQSGP, translated from the coding sequence ATGATTGAGACCATCGACTTGCATAAGCGGCATGGGAAGTTGGAGGTGTTGCGCGGGATTTCGCTCGCCGTGGCGGAAGGGGAAGTGGCGGTGATCGTCGGGCCCTCCGGCGGCGGGAAGAGCACGTTTCTGCGCTGCTTGAACGGGCTGGAGAAATTCGAGGCCGGTGAGGTGCGGGTCGGCGAGCATCGGCTTGCACCCGGCGAGCAGGACCGGCAGACCCTCGCCCGCTTGCAACTCGTTCGCCGCGAAGTCGGGATGGTCTTTCAGCAATTCAACCTGTTCCCGCACTTAACGGTGCTGCAAAATGTGACCGAAGCGCCGCAACGCGTGCTCAAGCTCTCGCGCGATGAAGCGATCTCGCGCGCGAAAGCGATCCTCGATCGCGTCGGGCTGGCGGACAAACTGAACGAGCGCCCCGAGCGGCTCTCCGGCGGTCAGCAACAGCGCGTGGCGATCGCGCGGGCGCTGGCGATGCAGCCGCGGGCAATCCTATTCGACGAACCAACCAGCGCGCTCGATCCGCGAATGACGGCCGAGGTGCTGGCCGTGCTCGCCGATTTGGCCTCGAGCGGGCAGACGATGGTGGTCGTCACCCACGCAATGAACTTCGCCCGCCGCGCCGCCCACCGGGTACACGTGTTCCAAGACGGCCAGGTGCTCGAATCCGGCCCGCCGCAGCAAATCTTTGAAAACCCGCGCGAAAAGGCCACGGCAGAATTCGTCCGCGAACAGAGCGGACCTTGA
- a CDS encoding type II toxin-antitoxin system prevent-host-death family antitoxin: MSTVTIEEAQSKLPELIEHLVAGEEVVITRDARPVAKLVAASAEKPTPLFGRGRGKIVAWRMMTSI, encoded by the coding sequence ATGTCCACAGTGACAATTGAAGAGGCGCAATCGAAACTGCCGGAATTGATCGAGCATCTTGTCGCGGGCGAGGAAGTCGTTATAACGCGAGACGCTCGACCCGTGGCAAAGTTAGTGGCGGCGTCGGCCGAAAAACCTACCCCGTTGTTCGGGCGCGGCCGCGGCAAGATCGTTGCGTGGCGGATGATGACGAGCATCTGA
- a CDS encoding GxxExxY protein, which translates to LHKLDLVVEETIIVEVKVVKDFDDIHFAIARSYLKAFGKDHGLLLNFGKLKLEMKRVITRQS; encoded by the coding sequence CTCCACAAGTTGGACTTGGTGGTCGAGGAAACAATCATTGTCGAAGTGAAAGTGGTCAAAGATTTCGACGACATCCATTTTGCCATTGCACGCTCTTATTTGAAGGCATTCGGAAAGGACCACGGCCTACTACTCAATTTCGGAAAACTGAAACTAGAGATGAAGCGCGTAATCACCCGCCAATCCTAA